In Helianthus annuus cultivar XRQ/B chromosome 3, HanXRQr2.0-SUNRISE, whole genome shotgun sequence, a single window of DNA contains:
- the LOC110931029 gene encoding type III polyketide synthase A, which translates to MSKINDNGASDSSATRRLPTPGKATVLAIGKAFPSQLVPQDCLVEGYFRDTNCADFAMKEKLARLCKTTTVKTRYTVMSKEILDKYPELATEGSATISQRLTIANQAVTEMAKDASLACFKQWGRPAEDITHIVYVSSSEIRLPGGDLYLASELGLRNDVNRVMLYFLGCYGGVTGLRIAKDIAENNPGSRVLLTTTETTILGFRPPNKSRPYDLVGAALFGDGAAAAIIGADPISHVESPFLELSYAVQQFLPGTHNVIDGRLTEEGINFKLGRDLPQKIDDNIEGFCKKLMEKCGKNLEDFNDLFWAVHPGGPAILNRLESTLKLRGEKLDCSRRALMDFGNVSSNTIFYVMEYMRDELMNKENAEEWGLALAFGPGITFEGILLRSLN; encoded by the exons ATGTCAAAGATTAACGACAACGGTGCATCTGACTCATCGGCAACTAGGCGTCTTCCTACTCCAGGAAAAGCCACCGTGCTAGCAATCGGCAAGGCCTTCCCAAGCCAACTCGTTCCACAAGATTGCTTGGTTGAAGGCTATTTCCGTGACACAAACTGTGCCGACTTCGCTATGAAAGAGAAGCTGGCACGCTTGT GTAAAACAACTACTGTCAAAACCAGATACACAGTTATGTCAAAGGAAATCCTTGACAAATATCCAGAACTAGCAACAGAAGGCTCAGCAACTATTTCTCAAAGGCTCACCATAGCAAACCAAGCTGTAACCGAGATGGCAAAAGACGCTAGCTTAGCCTGTTTCAAACAATGGGGAAGGCCTGCTGAAGACATCACTCACATAGTCTATGTTTCCTCAAGCGAAATCCGGCTTCCAGGAGGTGATCTTTACCTTGCTAGCGAGCTCGGGCTGAGAAATGATGTTAACCGTGTAATGCTATACTTCTTGGGATGCTATGGAGGCGTTACAGGCCTTCGAATTGCTAAAGATATCGCGGAAAACAACCCTGGAAGCCGAGTGTTACTGACCACTACCGAGACTACCATTTTAGGGTTTCGCCCACCAAACAAGTCCCGTCCTTATGATCTAGTTGGAGCTGCTCTCTTTGGAGATGGAGCCGCTGCCGCTATTATCGGGGCGGATCCAATATCCCATGTTGAGTCACCATTCTTGGAACTTAGCTATGCAGTGCAACAGTTCCTCCCAG GGACTCATAATGTGATCGATGGAAGGCTTACGGAAGAGGGAATAAACTTCAAACTTGGACGGGACTTGCCCCAAAAGATCGACGATAACATCGAAGGGTTTTGCAAGAAGTTGATGGAGAAATGTGGAAAGAACTTGGAGGACTTTAACGATTTGTTTTGGGCGGTGCACCCTGGCGGTCCGGCAATATTGAACCGATTGGAAAGTACATTGAAGTTAAGAGGGGAGAAGTTGGATTGTAGTAGGAGGGCTTTGATGGATTTTGGGAATGTGAGTAGTAACACTATATTTTATGTGATGGAGTATATGAGGGATGAGTTGATGAACAAAGAGAATGCAGAAGAATGGGGGCTTGCTTTGGCTTTTGGCCCTGGGATCACTTTTGAAGGCATTCTTTTACGAAGCCTCAATTAA